Within the Rosa rugosa chromosome 2, drRosRugo1.1, whole genome shotgun sequence genome, the region tttcttttgcatTCCTTCTTCGATTCCAATTAGATCGACGACGATGATGATCAGAACCACAAGGGCGTGATGGGTTCGACAACGGCGGTAGGAGCTTCTAGATTGATGGAGAAACCGGGCCAAGAGCAACTTCAACAGCAGCAACAAGCCCTTAAATGTCCTCGATGTGATTCTTCCAACACCAAGTTCTGTTACTACAACAATTACAGCTTGTCTCAGCCCAGACACTTCTGCAAGGCCTGCAAGCGCTACTGGACCAGAGGCGGCACGCTTAGAAATGTTCCGGTCGGCGGTGGGTGTAGAAAGAACAAGCGCGTGAAAAGACCTAGCTCAAGCTCAGCCGTGGATAATggagcttcttcttctgcttcttcggCTCCGAACAGTGGTAACTCAAACCCGAATCCCAACACACAACAAAACCATCCTCAGATCGACTTGGCCTCGAACTCGAATCATCATATGAATCCGCTGTTTTACGGGTTAGGTAGTAACCAACCTGATCACATGGGGATTAATCCGTTTACTACATCCGGGTTTGATCAGTTCAGTGCTCTCGGGTTAGGGTTTGGTGATCAAAGGTTTAATCCGGCGGCAACCAGCAAGCAAATCCAAGATCTTGTGGCCGCGAATTCGCTTCATTCTTCCAATCATTCCATTTTTAATTCCACATCTTATAGCACAGCTCCAACTATGGCCTCTGTTCTCGCTTCCAAGTTCATCAACGGTGGGTTTAAGGATGTCAGAGGGAATAATAATCAGTATTTCCAGAACTTGCTGCCGTTTGAGGATCTTCAGATAGCAGCAGCTGGCAACGGCGGCGGCGAGGCGGTGAAGGAAGTGAAAGTAGAAGATGGTGGACAAAGCAGGATGGGGTGGAGTACTAATCACCAGGCTAATACAGAGCAAATGGGACTCTCATCGGATCCTACTCTTTACTGGAGCTCGTCGAATCTCGGAGCGAATAATTGGCATGATCCGGCGAATCTTGGGTCGTCGGTCTCTTCTCtgatctaattttttttttttttgccagtTTGAATTAGTTTCCCTTCTTTGGTTGAAGTCATTTTGGTTCTCTTaggattttaggttttcttaGTCGGTGTGGGTTTCAATTCAAagctcaaaaaaagaaaaaaggaaaaaaacagaaaaaagaaaaagaacaaaggaaATCAAGGGTGGGTGGATCGGAGTGATCATGTCAGCAGCAATTGAAGAATGGATCATCAGCCTCTTATTTTAGTAATGAAGGTTGATCAGATCGAAACACCGAAATTGCGCTGAGAGGAACCTCGGATCTTCTTCGTTTCTCTCTCATTTGCCTCAAGATCAAGTACTATCAAACTATCATCAGCGTCGTCTTCATGCAATAGTACTCGAGTAAGTTGGTGTTTATTTAAGGtcaatgtgtatatatatgcatgacaTTGTTTCCTTCTCATGTATTTGTGATTAGGTTGGGGGGTGGTATAGACTTGGTGGTGGGTTTACTAGTTGTGGCTTGAAGaaactaataatttttttatttgtttttttcttcttggggAGATGGTTTAGTGAGGAAAATGGGGGTTAATTGGATACAATGGTATAGAAGAGAAGGAGACTTTGTTCTTGCAAAGTGGTTAATATATGTGTGTTGCTTTTGTTCATCTATATTCATGTTGTTTAACTTTCTACTTAATGATCTATAGTTTTGATATCATTGATAATTAAGGAGCGGTGGTTTGGATTTGGGATATATAGAAGAATGCTAAACTTTTCTAACCATTCACATTGAAAGTTGAAAACTAAACATGTGTCTACGTCTAGAGGAATGCTGATATATATACACCGTTGTGATTGTGGCGAAAGTAATGTGAACCTCAAGAAAAGTGAGACATATATATTCTACTTTGTTTGAGTAGTCGCAATAAATAGTTTTCATTCCAATCGAAAAAAACCATAGTTTTCATTTTCCCCAGAcaactatatatacatatcaaCCTATGGATTTGAAGGTACGTACGTTAGTTTGTGCTTGGATTATAGTAACTGTTTATATATTCTCTAGACAATGTGAGTGGAGATTCTTGGATAATAGTATTTGCTAGCTAGAAATTTCTGTGCATCTACTCATCTAGCATATCTCTGTCTTTTtgtgagagggagagagaaaaggagGAGACTGAGATAAGAGAGATTCTCTTAGACTTCATGCATGTCTTTATTAAGTTAATATTCATTACGGGAAATTACACTTGGTCACTCCGCTTTTCCTCCATGTATggtatatactatatatatcaTCATATATAGTTCGTCTAGCTCGAGGTGTCATTAGTTGATATACCCTTCTGAATGAATATATGACTTCAAAAGACTGATGAGAACAAGATTAAGATGGAGGGTCATGCAGCTCGAGTAAACTTTAAACTGTGGCTGTGAATTGCCTAGCTAGGGTTTTTGGCTGATATGGTCTAGCCTTGTGTTATCTACTGCTTTCTGCATATATACACAAGTACTTTTAGAGAATTAAATCGATGTTAGAAATTTGCCTTAATCACCTTCATATACACTTCAACTTGTGACGAAGTTATGTATGCGTCTCTTCACTCTTCAGAATTGACAGGTCGGGAACTTTGGCTTTTCTTTGGGCGAGGAATATTATGAGGGCCGTTTACCCTTTTTAGCTCTAGCCAATTAAGCCTAGTATAATAGTATTACTAGTTTACTAATTACTACCCCATTCAGTCCGCTTTAAGTAATGTGGTtgatgaaaaattgaaaagtacTCATGCAATTGATTTCACTAGATTTATATAGTTGCGATTGAGAGGTTCATGACAAGTACGTATAAGACTAGTTAGGTATTTGATAAGAAACAATTATCTCTTAATTTGATTTATCACGTCCATCTAGCCCcaaatcattttcattttccgACCACACAATTTCCAGCACAGCCGGTTTAGGTTCGTCTGCAGCCATCTTTGCTATTTATGGTGGGTGAATTTTGAATTTGACGACCATGCGGAGCGAATCAAAATCTACAAATCACGGGTTACATAGCGAAAAAGTAAGCAAAAATATGCAAGTAAGATTAGCAAGTGAATATGCACTATGAAACTAAAGAGGACATAAATTAATGAATGTCGGAAAAAGATCAAAGGAGCCTTAAATGATCTTCCAAAGAACGAGCCTAAACCatccaaagaaaaaatataCCTTTAGAAATAAAGAGTATGTtttgccaaaagaaaaaagaaataaggaCTGTGTAGCTAGGGTTCTTGTTCATGCATGCATGTAGATAAATCATCACATAAAGACTACATTCCAGATATGAAAAGTATACACAGTTTGATTCGGAAGATGTATATCCTTTTCCGAATAGCATCCATACAAGGAAGGATCCAAGGAGGAGGCCTAAGTACCTCAGGAACAATAATGGTGGAGATCATCAGTGGCTTAATTACTGACTTATTTGCTGCAATCTGAACCTGAACCTGAACCtgaacagatatatatatatatatatatatatatatatatatatatatatatatatatatatatatatatatatatggaggtCTAGTTCTGCATGAAGCCGAGCTGTGACTATAATTGGTGTCGGGAAAAGGGCTAGGGTTCTAATTAAGCTAGCAGCTGTGCTAGTAGCTAGAAAGCTAATTCCCAGAATGAGTGAATATATGGTCTACCTCTACGTACAAGAAATTATTGACACTACTACTAGATCTAGACAGGCCCCTTTTTATATATAGCGGAGGGGCTCTTCTGCAAAACAAATCCAGTGGGCTGCCGTGGGCTGCTGTTTATTTTAACTCTCACTTAATGTCCACTGTTCTTTACGTATTTCAATTATACATTATTCTCTTTCGCGGAGTAATAAGAATAAAAATTATACTGTATTTAATGTATTGATATCCTATGTTATGTTTCATGATATGACTCTTGAATAATAGTTTTTAAACACTTTTCGAACTGACAAAACTTAAAAATCACAACGCAAATTGtttttatgatttttcaaagtcaGAAATCAGTaaagtttataaaaaataattcgTTAGATTTTTGATATACCGTCAATTGGAACACTAATCATGCTCTATAAATGGTGATTTTATGATACATGTGAATTTCAAGAAAAAGTATTATAAAAAAAACTGTAGAGTTTGTTTTCATGATAAATTAGGTTTCTATGCTGAAACAATTAGCGGGTTCTCAGATTTGATCAAGTAAatgattattttatatttcattatGATTCCTCATATATGTTGATGTTTCCCCTGTCAAGTAACAAATTGAAATATATGCAACAAATGTAGGAACCATACTCGTTATTTATATTTCTAGTCTTTTTTAGTTgaacaatatatgttaatgtttcCTCTGCTAAGTAAGAATTTGTCAAATATGCCACATAAGTGAGAACCATACTTGTTATACAtctctattttcatttttagttGAATAATCATTAACTTCATATTTACATGTTTatctattattattttatttaaattatataTCTACACGATACACTCAAATCTGGCTTTgcctggctttcgccgcaatgtcggtgcaggtgtcctgacgttgggataccactgcatgagtgtgtgagttactaacagctaactacctgatcaaaaaaaaaaattggatatATAAATATACTTGGAGCACtaaaattattttggttatAAGAATAGAAGATAAAACCTGTCTATCATGGattgattattaataaaatcaatcctattaaaaaaaacaaagaagataaaACATTTGTCAGCCATAAATGAAAGGAATTTAAAGTATGCTTCCTATGGGGGCAAATGTCAGTAATATGTCAAACCCTAGGGGAAAAATGTCTAATATATAATAACTTTGTTGTATTGCCAAACAAAAAAATTGCAGTGTTAATTTTAGTCCAAACTTGAAAGTATGCtcattcttcatttttgttttgtttgattttttttcctcaCAAAGCTGGCTCTTTCATTTTGACCTCTGAATAGTTCCAACTTCAACCAACTTCACCACCATTGTTTTTTCAGCCTTGTGGTCAAACATTATAATAACACAAGATCATTGAAGATGAATTGATGAAATACTATGTCCACTTTATTGAAATAGACATAAAAATGGGATTGAAGTTCATTTAAATAAGCAAACTATTTTGTGAAATTAAGTTATAAAAGGATATATGAAGTTCAAACCAACATATACATGAACTATGAAAGAAACATAGAAGCTTCTTCAAGTAATCTTTAGAAATTAATATCCAGATTGGTTAATGTTCTTAATTCTGTACCAAATACATTATGAATTTGTAAACATTCAGTTAGGAGCCTTACGACAGCTACATGAATAAGCCAACTAGAACATAACGAGTAGACAATACTATAGCATAATAGCAAAATAGGTCCAGACATAATTGGACATGAGCAGTTGTGACTCGTGAGAGCTCTCAATTAATAATTACAATGGTGATGACCCTATcccttcagaccaaaaaaaaaaaaaaaagactcta harbors:
- the LOC133729584 gene encoding dof zinc finger protein DOF1.4, whose product is MLMDQQKMVLISSTTNDWPQIDDDDDQNHKGVMGSTTAVGASRLMEKPGQEQLQQQQQALKCPRCDSSNTKFCYYNNYSLSQPRHFCKACKRYWTRGGTLRNVPVGGGCRKNKRVKRPSSSSAVDNGASSSASSAPNSGNSNPNPNTQQNHPQIDLASNSNHHMNPLFYGLGSNQPDHMGINPFTTSGFDQFSALGLGFGDQRFNPAATSKQIQDLVAANSLHSSNHSIFNSTSYSTAPTMASVLASKFINGGFKDVRGNNNQYFQNLLPFEDLQIAAAGNGGGEAVKEVKVEDGGQSRMGWSTNHQANTEQMGLSSDPTLYWSSSNLGANNWHDPANLGSSVSSLI